A genomic segment from Mauremys mutica isolate MM-2020 ecotype Southern chromosome 26, ASM2049712v1, whole genome shotgun sequence encodes:
- the LOC123356637 gene encoding zinc finger MYM-type protein 1-like: protein MGKRSRDLGRKYSSGSKKRAIYKAKAVERQKQKGALSKYFSRPDSAVEPEELSEDADMAENPPVEHTTQTENDSSGEDFEEPDQSEEDPQDRHGEEKTTKRAVTGAEGQECWSDNQDAGGLDPEQKGNFNSAEQIEISDDPAAWPEYISQRLREYLVKQGPPKIIVEDFPKNKIGKHFSKYHCQRKLSNGEIVPRPWVIYSVSADKIFCYYCKILCNNVTSSLASDGFNDWSNIHTRLAEHENSKGHLQALLSCCDLQQRLSAEKATDAIHSKLTDREARRWHQVFERLVAVVQLLAERNLSFRGSDEQLGTSYNGNFLGVIELLGKFDPVMQEHLRRIKNKEIHDHYLGNHIQNELVSIVGNAVKQEIIARVKAAKYFAIILDCTSDISHQEQMSLTIRYVADGASPNIPAGVYEHFIKFIVVESSTGEYLYNILLSELEDLGLDVANIRGQGYDSGATMKGNVSGAQARLLKTNPRAFCTPGACHNYHLILGAVAKTCRDVMSFFGALQRIYVLFSASTKSWTVLSKHVTGLPVKPLCETRWECRLQSVQALRFQAGEFYDALVEVAETMDDAQAKNKAESLASQMKDYKFLVSLVFWHDLLSQVNFVSKELQRDTMDISAGISSVEKLCDRLKTYRERGFQEVLTAANELAEDLDVTPVFQTKRLRKRKKQFESESADEPFSDPKEAYREQCFNHVLDKALQALEPSFEQLQKHESLFGFLCEFKNLPKDTIRKAAADLELALTDVKLVQENEQVSAVKSVDINGDMLCAELEALKPVLPSDCRNPLQMLQFLAYNNRSTTFPNLFIAIRIFLTIPETVASGERSVSKVNLIKAYLRSAMQEDRLNSLAIMSIECDVMRSLQLGNVLKEFAEQMARKREF, encoded by the coding sequence ATGGGTAAGAGATCAAGAGACCTTGGTAGAAAGTACTCaagtgggagtaagaaaagagccatCTACAAGGCAAAGGCAGttgaaagacagaagcaaaagggTGCGTTAAGCAAGTATTTTAGCAGACCTGATTCTGCCGTTGAGCCAGAAGAGCTCAGTGAAGACGCAGACATGGCTGAAAATCCTCCAGTAGAACATACGACGCAGACAGAGAACGACAGCAGCGGCGAAGACTTTGAAGAGCCAGATCAGTCTGAAGAAGACCCTCAGGACCGTCACGGTGAGGAGAAGACTACAAAAAGGGCTGTAACTGGTGCTGAAGGTCAAGAATGCTGGTCTGATAATCAAGATGCAGGTGGTTTAGATCCAGAGCAGAAAGGCAACTTCAACTCTGCTGAGCAGATAGAAATATCTGATGATCCCGCAGCTTGGCCAGAATACATTAGCCAGCGTCTCCGGGAGTATTTAGTCAAACAAGGGCCACCTAAAATTATTGTGGAAGATTTCCCTAAAAATAAGATTGGGAAACACTTTTCAAAGTATCACTGCCAAAGGAAACTTTCAAATGGTGAAATTGTACCTCGTCCATGGGTGATCTACTCCGTGTCAGCCGACAAGATCTTTTGTTATTACTGTAAGATTTTGTGCAATAATGTGACAAGTTCCTTAGCATCTGATGGTTTTAATGACTGGTCTAATATTCATACGAGATTGGCTGAGCACGAAAACTCAAAAGGACATCTACAAGCTCTGCTTAGTTGCTGCGACCTTCAGCAAAGGTTATCTGCTGAAAAAGCCACTGACGCAATACATTCAAAACTTACTGACCGAGAAGCAAGACGCTGGCATCAAGTTTTTGAGAGACTAGTTGCCGTCGTTCAGCTGCTAGCGGAACGAAACTTATCATTTCGTGGGTCTGATGAACAGCTGGGAACATCGTACAATGGAAATTTTCTCGGAGTGATTGAATTACTGGGAAAGTTTGACCCAGTGATGCAGGAACATTTACGAAGAATCAAGAACAAAGAAATACATGACCATTATTTAGGAAACCACATTCAAAACGAACTTGTGAGTATTGTAGGGAACGCTGTTAAGCAGGAAATAATAGCTCGAGTGAAGGCTGCTAAGTATTTTGCTATTATACTCGACTGCACTTCTGACATTAGTCACCAAGAACAAATGTCATTGACAATTAGGTATGTGGCTGATGGTGCATCGCCAAATATTCCGGCAGGAGTATATGAACATTTCATTAAGTTCATAGTAGTAGAAAGCAGCACAGGTGAATATTTGTACAATATCCTTCTAAGTGAACTCGAAGACCTGGGATTGGACGTTGCAAATATCCGTGGGCAGGGCTATGACAGCGGCGCGACTATGAAGGGAAACGTCTCAGGTGCCCAAGCACGACTTCTGAAAACAAACCCAAGAGCTTTTTGTACACCAGGTGCATGTCACAACTATCATCTCATTTTGGGAGCCGTGGCCAAAACATGTCGTGATGTGATGAGTTTCTTTGGAGCCCTGCAGCGTATTTACGTCCTTTTTTCCGCGTCTACTAAAAGCTGGACTGTTCTTAGCAAACATGTTACTGGCCTTCCGGTAAAGCCTCTTTGCGAAACACGATGGGAATGTAGACTGCAAAGCGTCCAGGCTCTGCGGTTCCAAGCAGGGGAGTTTTACGATGCACTCGTAGAGGTAGCAGAAACAATGGATGATGCTCAAGCAAAAAATAAAGCTGAATCGCTGGCTAGTCAAATGAAGGATTATAAGTTTTTGGTTTCGCTAGTTTTCTGGCATGATTTACTGTCTCAAGTGAATTTTGTGAGCAAAGAGCTACAGCGTGATACGATGGATATTTCTGCAGGAATTTCTTCAGTCGAAAAGCTTTGTGACCGGTTAAAAACGTACAGAGAGAGGGGTTTTCAAGAAGTGTTAACTGCTGCCAATGAGCTTGCCGAAGATCTAGATGTGACTCCAGTATTCCAGACTAAACGTTTGCGCAAACGAAAAAAACAATTTGAGTCCGAGTCTGCAGACGAGCCCTTTTCTGATCCAAAGGAAGCTTACAGAGAGCAGTGCTTCAATCACGTCTTAGACAAAGCCTTACAGGCGCTTGAACCAAGCTTTGAACAGTTACAAAAGCACGAgagtttatttggatttttatgcGAATTCAAAAATCTTCCCAAGGACACTATACGAAAAGCTGCTGCCGATCTGGAACTCGCACTGACAGATGTGAAACTAGTGCAGGAAAACGAACAAGTTTCAGCTGTAAAATCAGTTGACATAAATGGCGACATGCTTTGTGCAGAACTGGAAGCATTAAAGCCAGTTCTTCCGTCTGATTGTAGAAACCCCCTACAGATGCTTCAATTTCTTGCATATAATAACCGCTCAACAACATTCCCAAATTTATTTATAGCAATTCGAATCTTCCTGACTATTCCGGAAACTGTAGCCTCAGGAGAGAGGAGCGTCTCCAAGGTAAATCTAATTAAAGCATATCTGCGATCAGCAATGCAGGAAGACCGATTAAACAGTTTGGCAATCATGTCGATTGAATGTGACGTGATGAGGAGCTTACAGTTAGGCAACGTACTGAAAGAGTTTGCTGAACAAATGGCAAGGAAGAGAGAGTTTTAA